In the Sphingobium sp. Z007 genome, TCCGCTGATCGCCTGGGACAGCCCGGACGCCGCCGCCTCGATCATCGTCAATTCCGCTTTCATCACCACCGGCCAGCGCTGTTCCTGCGCCCGCCGCCTGATCGTGCCGGAAGGCGGGGTCGGCGACGCGATCGTGGAGGCGACTGCGACACTCGCCGCACAACTCCCGATCGCCGCTTGGAACGAGCCGGGCGACGCCTTCATGGGACCACTGGTGTCGGACCAGGCCGCCGCCGCATCACATCGCGCCGTCAGCGACCTGATCGCGCGCGGCGGGCGAATCATTCGCGCCTTTGAAGGCGTCCAAGGCCGCAGCGCCGCCTTCGTCACGCCCGCCCTGCTCGACCTGACCGGGGTCGACGCGCCCGATGCCGAGATTTTCGCACCGGTGCTCACGGTCATCCGCGTGCCCGACTTCGACGCCGCGATCGCCGCCGCCAACGCCACCAGCTTCGGCCTGTCCGCCGGACTCATCTCGCAGGACGAAGCGCTATGGCAGCGCGTGGTCGAGGAAAGCCGCGCCGGCGTGGTCAACCGCAACCGGCCGACCACAGGTGCCGCGGGCAACATGCCCTTTGGCGGCTTGGGCGCATCGGGCAATCACCGCCCCAGCGCCTATTACGCCGCCGACTATTGTGCCTATCCCATCGCCAGTTTTGAAGCTGGCGGTGTAACGGCCGTGCCAGTCAACGGCTTGACCGTTTGAGACAATTGCCCGCACCATCGACGGGACAGCCGGGCGGCGCGGGCAACTCAATTCACAGCTTTCCAGACGGCGTGGAATCAAAGCCCCAGCCGTGCCCAGAAATCATCCGGCGCGATCGCAGGGGTCGTGGTCGATTTGCGTTCGACGCGGGCCCAGGACGAATGGGGCAGATAGACATGGCCGTCCGTCGGGGTACGATGGGTCTGGCGGGGGCGTGTGGTTGTGCGAGTCATCGTCTTCTCCTCAAAGCAAGGGAACACGAAACCTGGCGTCGTCGCTTCGGCACCGTGCGCTTTAGCCGTTGTTGACGCGGAGCAAGCTGACATCCTTCAAAAGCCGCGGAGCATCACGCTCGCGACTCTATCTATCGATTCGGTTGAGAAAGTCGAAATAGCTTTGCTTGGGGTGCGGCCAGTCCGGCTTGGCCGTGCAACCCGAACACAGCCGGAGCCGGATCAGCCGATGCGATGCAGCCCGCACAGTTTGTTGCCCGCTGGATCGCGCAAATAGGCAAGATAGAGCTTACCAAAGCCACCTTCACGCACCCCCGGCGGATCTTCGCATGCGATGCCGCCTGCTGCCATACCCGCCGCGTGCCAGGCGTCCGCCTGTTCGGGCGAGGCCATGGCGAAGCCGATGGTGTCCCCATTGGCGTGGCAGGCCGACGCGCCGTCGATCGGCTTGGTCAACAGGAACAGGGCATTGTCATGCATATAAATGACACGACCCATGTCGTCGTAAAAGCCTGGCTTTGCTCCGATCGCCCGGAATGTGGCGTCATAGAAGGTCTTGGACGCCGCGGTGTCGTTGGCACCCACCATGATGTGGCTGAACATATCGGCTCCAAATGCAGGATCGCAGGGCGCATATGTCATGCGCCGGCGCGCAGGCGCGCGAAGACATATCTGTTAATACGGCTGACCGCTGATACGGCTGACCGCAATGCAGCGCGCCAACAAGCGAGCGTGCCCGCGCAGGGATCAGAAGATCGTGCTGTAGAGGAACCAACCCACAATCAGCAGGCTCGACACGATGCAAATACGATCACCAAAGACGTCGATACGAGACATCAGAAAAACATCCTTCCATGTGGGACGATCTGCGTCGTCTCTTTGAAAGGATTACAGCATTTTTCACCGTATCGGAACAGCAAAGTTGCGATCAACAGCCCTGTTATGTCGCTGAACCGACGTTCACTGCCCCTTGAAACGGGTTGCAGTAGGTCGAACCCGCCTGCGAGTGCCAAAGCCTGCCGCTTTAACGATCGTTATCTACCTAAAGTCCGGCCCGCGATGCTGGAGGAAGGACCGAGTCGCCTCCGCCGGTCCGCGATAGGCTTCCTGGAACTCGGCGCTCCAATATTTCAGGTCTTCCAGATCTATTCGCGCGCCGGAAACAGCGCAGAGCACGAATTGTCCCGGCTGCACGATATCGAAATGCGGCGTGTCATACCGCAGCACCGCCAGACCCTGCATATCCCCGATCATCCCCGACGCCATCAATCGCCGGTCAGGATACGGTCGACCAGTTGCTTCACGGTCGGCACGAAACCGTTGGAATAGAAGGGGTCCTGCTTGAACTTATAGGCGCCATGGCCCGCAAAGATCAGATTCTGGTCGAGGTCGCCGCCATGCACCGCCTCCTGCAACGCCTTTTGAATGCAGAAGCTGCGCGGATCGGCCAGGCGGCCGGTCGAGTTGGTTTCGCTGTCCATCCAGGACGAGAAGGAACATTGGCTAAGGCAGCCCATACAGTCCGTCTGATCCTTGCGGATGACGTTCTTTTCCTCTTCGCCCACAAACACCAGCGTATTGTCTGGCGTCTTGAGCGCTGCGGCGAAGCCCTGCCCCACCCATTCGCGCGCGCGGTTGAGGTCGCCCAGCGTAACCCAGAAATTCTTGCCCTTCACGCCCACGTCGAGCTGGTGGGTATGGTCGCCCGCCTGTTCGGTGCTGAACGGTATCTGCCGTTCCGACCGCGCTTCCAGCTGGCGCAGGAAAGGGTTGCGCACCGCCGAGCTGTAAAATCCGGTCGGCGAGAATTTATGCAGCAATATGTCGCCGGGATTAAGCTGGGTCAGCCGGTCTTTCCATTCCTGTGGAATCGGGCTTTCCTGCGTCAGCAGCGGCCGGGTACCGAACTGGAACATGATCGCCCCCAGTTCAGGATTGTCGATCCAGTCGTTCCAGTCCTTGAGCGCCCAGACGCCGCCCGCCATCACGATCGGCACATCGTCCGAAATGCCGCCTTCGCGCATCGTATCGCGCAGCGCCTTGACGCGGGGATAGGGGTCTTGCGGCACCTTAGGGTCTTCGGCGTTGGACAGGCCGTTATGGCCACCCGCGAGCCAGGGATCTTCATAGACCACCGCCGCCAGCCATTCCGACGCCTTGGAATAAGCGCGCTTCCACAGCGCGCGGAAAGCGCGGCCGGAAGACACGATGGGGAGGTAGCTGACATTGTAGGACGCCGCGATCTCGGACAGCTTGTAGGGCATGCCTGCGCCGCAGGTAACGCCCGCCACCATGCCCCTGGTCTTTTCCAGAACGCCGTGCAGGATGCGCTGCGCACCGCCCATTTCCCACAGCACGTTGATGTTGATCGCGCCCTTGCCCCCGGCGATCTCATAGGCGCGCTTTACCTGTTCGACCGCGCCGTCAATGGCATAGGCGACCAGTTCCTCATGGCGATCGCGGCGAGTGCGGCCGTGATATATCTGGGGGATGACGTTGCCGAAACTGTCATAGCTGTCGGCATTGACCGCTGAAACGGTGCCGATGCCGCCGGCGGCGGCCCAGGCGCCGGAACTGGCATGGTTGGACACGGCAACGCCTTTGCCACCCTCGACTATCGGCCAGACTTCACGGCCGCCATAGACGATAGGCTTCAACCCCTTGAACAACGACATCTCCTGCACAAACGGCCCGGCCCCTCGACCGGGTTAAAAGCGACCCTATAGCAGCTTTGGCTGTCTATGACGAATTTCGCGCGCCCTAGCGCAAAATCGTGGGGCTGGCCAGAGCCTCCCCGTACAGGCGTGCATAAGCGTTTACCATGTCGGCTTCGGCATAATCCCGCGTCGCACGGACGCGGTTGGCGGCGCCCAGTCGGGCGCGCAGATCAGCATCGCCAGCCAGCGTCCCCAACGCGTGCGCCAGCCCCTGTTCGTCAGGCACAACGAAGGGCCGGTTTGCCGGGGCGACCATGTTGGCGACGTCGCCAACATCCATGGACGCGGCAGGGACGCCCGCCGCCATCGCCTCCACCAGCGAGATCGGGAATTGCTCGCTGTCGGACGACAAAGCAAAAATATCGAACAGGCCAATGAAGCGCCACGGGCGGTCCATGAACCCGGCCATATGAATGTCGTCCAGGCCAAGCGCTGCGGCCTGGGCCAGGATCGCGTCGCGCTCTGGCCCCTCGCCGACCACCACCAGTTGCAGCCGATCCTTGTGCGCGGCCACAGCGCGGACGAGGCGCGGGATATTCTTAACCGGCCGCAACCCCGCCAGCGTGCCGACCAGCAACTTACCTGGTGTACGGACGAGACCGGGTATGGCGTCCGCCGCAGGCGGCGCGGCATAGCGGGCGACGTCGATGCCGTTGCGGATCAGATGCACCTTGCCCGACGACTGCTTCCACACGGAGCGCGCTATACCTTCAAGCCGCACCGACGGCACCACCATCCCATGCGCGCGTTGCAGCGCAACGCGACGAAACAGGTTGCGCTTGGTCTTCAGCCGCACGGTTTCGTCGGCGTTGAACCCGTCCTCATGATGGATCAGCGGCGGCAGGCCGGCCGATGCGCCCGCCAGCCGATGCGCCATGACCGCATCCATCGATCCCCAATTATAGGTCAGCACCAGGTCGAATCGCTTGAGGAAGGCGGTAATGCCCCTGTAGCGAGCCAGCCCAGGCTTGCCCGCGAAAGATGGCCCGTCTGGGAAATCGACATCGATTCCCGGTTCGATCGCATCCCGCGCGCCCATGGCTGCGGGATCGGCACTGACGATGCTGTGCCGCGCCTTGTCGCCCCAGATGTTCATCAACCGCACGGCACGTGCTTCCTTGCCGCCCAGGGTGAAGCTGCCATGGACATGGAGAATATGCGGCCGCTCAACCATGCAGGACGCGGGCTAAAAGCCGGTCGATCGCGGCGATGCTCTCTGGTTCGTCCAGCGCCGGGGCATGGCCGACGTCCGGCACGGTCGTCAGTTCGACGCTGTCGCCGATCCCGTCCGCCATGCGCTGCGCCGTGGCTTCACTCAGCAGGTCGGATCGTTCGCCGCGTAGCAACAGGGTCGGGATGCCCCGGAACGCCTGCATCACCGGCCACATATCGACGCCCGCCTCGCTGCCCATGGCGCGGATTGGTTCGGCGATCTTCATGTCATAGTCCAGCACCACGCGCCCTCCGCTGTTCAAGCGATAAAGCCGCTTGGTCATGGCCAGCCATTGTTCCAGATCATAATTGGGAAAGACATCCGCATTGGCTTCCGCCAGCGCGCGGGCCGCATGGACCCAGGTGGGATGCGACTGGTTGACCCCGACATAGGATCGGATGCGCGCCAGTCCGCCTTCGTCCAACACCGGACCGACATCATTGAGCAGTGCGCCGGCCAGCCACTCCTTGTGGGTCGCGGCGATCAACATGGTGATGACGCCGCCCAGTGACGTGCCGACCGCGACGAAGCGGGTGATGGCGAGATCGGCCAGCAAGCGGCTGATATCCTGCAAGTAGGTCAGCGGGACATAGGTCATCGCGTCCTTGGCATAGGCGCTTTCGGCGCGGCCGCGCATGTCCGGGCAGATCAAACGCCACTCGCCAGCCAGCCTGCGGGCGAGCGGTTCGAAATCGCGGGCATTGCGGGTCAGCCCCGGCAGGCAGAGCAAGGGCGGACGACCGTCATCGGCCCCAGCCCTGTTGGCAGGATAATCCCGATAATGGAGCCGCAACCCGTCGGGCGACCACCAATATCCATCGCTATAGCCGCTCAAACTTGATCCTTCAGGTGACCTGCCCCCATATTGCCTTATGAACCACACGTCGCAAGCCGCCAAATATCGCCCCGCCACCGAAATCGACACGCTGATGCCCGACATCGGCGATCCGGTGGCGGCGGCGAACTTTCCGCAGACGATCCTGCGTTACCGCAACGATCGGGCCGCCGCCTCTGTAGGGCTGGACGGCTTGAGTGACGCGGAATGGATCGCGCATTTCGGCCGTTTCGTGCCGCTGGAGGGCAGCCTGCCCCGCCCATTGGCGCTGCGCTATCATGGTCATCAGTTCCGCCATTATAATCCCGACATCGGCGATGGACGCGGATTCCTTTTCGCGCAATTGCGCGATGGAGCCGGCCGGTTGCTCGACCTGGGCACCAAGGGATCGGGCCAGACACCCTATAGCCGCTTTGGCGACGGCCGCCTGACTTTGAAAGGCGGCGTGCGCGAGATATTGGCGACCGAGATGCTGGAGGCGCTGGGCGTCAACACCTCCAAGACCTTTTCGATTATCGAGACGGGCGAGGCGTTGGAGCGGAACGATGAACCTTCCCCCACCCGCGGCGCGGCGATGATACGCCTCAGCCATTCCCACATCCGCATCGGATCGTTCCAGCGCGCGGCCTTTCATGACGACAAGGCGCTGCTGGAAAAGCTGACCAACTATGCCCTCACCCGCCTCTATGGCGAAACACCAGGCGACAATCCGCCCGCGCAATTGCTGGGTCGGGTGGTCGAACGCACCGCCGACCTCGCGGCCAGCTATATGGTCGCGGGGTTCGTGCATGGCGTGCTCAACAGCGACAATATCAATGTGACGGGCGAGAGTTTTGATTACGGCCCCTGGCGCTTCACCCCATTGTGGGACGCCAGTTTCACCGCCGCCTATTTCGATCATCAGGGGCTTTACGCCTTCGGCCGCCAAGCCGAAGCCATACATTGGGATGTCGCGCAGCTGGCCGTATCCCTCCGTCCGCTTGTGGAGGCGCCGGCGCTGATCGAGCAGCTGGAGCGATTCCCGGCAGTCTATGGCGACGCCATGCAGCGGCGTTTCTGCTGGCGGCTGGGTGTAGAGGGTGCAGAGCCGGGCGCAATGATCGAGGCGGCCGTGCGGGGCATGATAACGACCGGCACACCCATTGATCGCTTTTTCCATGACTGGCGCGGCGGCATCGCGCGGGATGGCGCAAACTACGGCGATGCCGCCTGGGCGCCATTTTGCGAGGCGATCACGGCTTTCACCGCTGTTCCCGGCGCGAAGGCGCATCCCTATTGGTCGGACGAAGCGCCCTGCTCCATGCCTATCGAGGAGGTGGAGGCGATCTGGAGCGCCATCGACAAGGATGACGACTGGACGCCCCTCCACGCCAAAGTCGCGGCGATCCGGCGGATGGGGGAGGCGCTTGGCGACGCGCCCAGCCCTCCTGCCTGAGTGCGACAAGTTGAGGGCGCATCCCTCTTCTTTCCTTAACCAATTTCGGTCATACCCGCTCCAAATGGTCGCGCCGCTTACATCCCACGAACCCGCCACCGGCGCTCTGCTCTGGCAGGGCGAGACGGGCGACGTCGATGCAGAGGTTTCACGCGCCCGCGCCGCTTGGCCCAAATGGGCGGCGCAACCCATCGCCTATCGCATCGAAACGCTGCGCCGCTTCGTCAATGTCGTGCGGCGGCAGGAAGATGCGCTGGCGGACCTGATCGCGCGCGAAACCGGCAAGCCGTTATGGGACGCCCGCAACGAAGTGCAAGCGGTGATGGGCAAGGTGGATGTCAGTGTCGCCGCCTATTCCGAACGCACCGGACAGCGCCGGCTGGAAGCGGCGCTGGGCGCGCGCCAGTCAGTGCGGCACAAGCCCCATGGCGTGATGGCGGTGCTTGGCCCGTATAATTTCCCTGCGCACTTGCCTAACGGCCATATCATCCCGGCCCTGCTGGCCGGGAACGCGGTGGTGTTCAAGCCGTCGGAAAAGACGCCTGCGGTGGGCGAGATGCTGGTCAAGCTATATCATGAGGCGGGGGTGCCGGTGGATGCGATCCGCCTGCTGCTCGGCGGCCCGGATGTAGGCAAAGCGCTTGGCGCTCATCCCGATGTCGGCGGCATCCTCTTCACCGGATCGGCCCAGACCGGCATCGCGATCAACCGCCAATATGCCGCGCAGCCGTCGAAGATATTGGCGCTGGAAATGGGCGGGAATAACCCGATCATCGTGTGGGACACGCCGGAAATCAACGCCGCCGCGACGCTGGTGGTGCAATCGGCGTTCATAAGCAGCGGCCAGCGCTGCACCGCCGCAAGCCGCCTGATCGTGCGCGACAGCATCGCCGACCGGCTGATCGCGGAGGTCAAGAAGCTGGCCGACCGGCTGATCGTGGATCATCCCCATGCCGATCCTACCCCCTATATGGGCCCTGTGATCGACAATCCGACCGCGGACGGGCTGACCGAGAGCTTCCTCTATCTGATGAGCAATGGTGGCAGGCCGATCAAGCATATGGTGCGGCCGCATAAGGGCCTGCCCTTCCTTAGCCCCGCGATCATTGACGTTACCGCCATGAAGGAGCGGCCGGATGTAGAATTGTTCGGCCCGCTGCTCCAGGTCATCCGCGTTGCGGATTTCGGCGATGCGATCGCGGAGGCCAACAACACCCGCTATGGCCTTTCCGCATCGCTGATCGGCGGATCGCCCGAACAATATAACCAGTTCTGGGCCAATGTCCGCGCCGGCGTGGTCAACTGGAACAGGCCGACCAACGGCGCCTCCTCCTCCGCACCCTTCGGCGGCACGGGCATTTCCGGCAACCACCGGCCCAGCGCCTATTATGCCGCCGATTATTGCGCCTATCCGGTCGTATCGGCGGAAATCGAAACGCCGCGCGCCTCGATCGGCGTCGGCCTCAAGGACATCGATGTGAGCGCCATGGGCGATTGATGGCCATAAGGGCAAAACATTTCCTAGTCCCCGCCATACCCATTCTGAATTGAACTTTGGCGGCGCTTTCGCCATCTGCCCAACATGGCTGATACAGCATCTTCGACAGTATATTTGGTAGGCGCGGGACCGGGCGATCCGGACCTGCTGACCATCAAGGCCGCGCGCCTGATCGCGCAGGCCGACGTCATCGTCCATGACGGGCTGGTGTCGGACGCTATTCTGGCGCTGGCATCGCCGGACGCAGAACTGATCTCCGTCGCCAAGCAGCGCAGCCGCCATTCCATGCCGCAGGAAGCGATCAACGCGCTGCTGGTGGACCTGGCGTGCGAAGGCCGCAGCGTCGTGCGCCTGAAGGGCGGCGATCCGTTCATCTTCGGCCGAGGTGGCGAGGAAGTCGATGCCTGCCGCGCCGCTGGCGTGCCGGTCGCGGTTGTGCCCGGCATCAGTGCCGCAATCGGCAGCGCCGCGACGGCGCAATTGCCACTGACCCATCGCGATGCGTCGAGCGCGGTCACTTTCGTCGCTGGCCAGTGCAAGGGATTGACCGATCAGGACTGGTCGGGCCTGGCGGGCAAAGGCCGCACGCTCGTCATCTATATGGGTGTCGCCACCGCCACTGCGATCGCCGACAAGTTGATGGCGGACGGCGTGTCCCCTGCGATCCCGGTCGCTGTGCTGGAAAATGGCACGCGCGCCGATATGCGGACGCTGCGCACCCTGCTCGCCGACCTGGGCGACATGGTGGCGCGCGAACAGGTCAAAAGTCCGGCGCTGATCGTAGTCGGCGACGTGGCGGCCCATGCGCTGGCGCACGATGTGCTGGCGGACTGGACGGCCAAAGGGGAGAGTATTTCGGAGATGCGTTCGTGAAAATATTGACCGGCAACGATCTTGTGAGTGGCGACGTCATCTGGTGGGCGGGCGACGGCTGGTCGCGCCAGGTCGGCGACAGCGCCGATGTGGGCGAACGCGGCGACGACCTTGCCCGGACCGAGGAAGCCGCTCTGCGTGTGGTTGGTGCCTATGTGATCGACGCGACTGTCTCTGACGATGGCGTGCGCCCGGCCCATATCAAGGACCGCATTCGCGCGCTCGGCCCGACCGTGCGTCCCGACCTGATGCTGAAACCGAACGACGCCGATGCCGGCAACTGGGTGATCTGAACCATGTATCGCTATGACAGCTACGACCAGTCCATCGTCGACGCCCGCGTCGAGGAATTTCGCGACCAGGTGCAGCGCCGCCTGACCGGCGCGCTGACCGAGGACCAGTTCAAGCCATTGCGGCTGATGAACGGCCTGTATCTGCAACTCCACGCCTATATGCTGCGCGTCGCCATCCCCTACGGCACGCTCAGCGGCAGGCAGATGCGCAAGCTGGGCGAGATCGCGGCGAAATATGATAAGGGCTATGGCCACTTCACCACGCGCCAGAACCTGCAATATAACTGGATCAAGCTGGCCGACGCGCCCGACATCCTGGCCGAACTGGCCACGGTGGAGATGCACGCCATCCAGACGTCAGGCAATTGCATCCGCAACATCAGTTCAGACCAATATGCCGGCGTTTCCGCCGACGAGGTGGCGGACCCGCGCCCTTGGGCCGAATTGCTGCGCCAATGGTCGAGCTTCCACCCGGAATTCACTTATCTGCCGCGCAAGTTCAAGATTTGCGTGATCGCCAGCGACGATGATCGGGCGGCGATGCGTCTGCACGACATTGGCTTGAAGCTGGTGGAGCGGAACGGCGCCATCGGCGCGGAAGTCTATGCCGGCGGGGGCATGGGTCGCACGCCGATGGTGGCACCGCTTATCAACGCCTTTGTGCCGGAAGATGAGATCATTTCTTATCTGGAGGCCTGCCTGCGCGTGTATAACCGCTATGGCCGCCGCGATAATAAGTACAAGGCGCGCATCAAGATCCTTGTCCATGAGATCGGCGTCGAGGAATATAAGCGCCAGGTCGAGGAAGAGTTTGCGCATATGCGGACGCTTGGCCTCAACCCGCCGGTCGAGGAACTGGACCGCATCCGCGCCTTCTTCGCGCCGCCTACATACGAAGCCGGCCTGTCCGAAGCGATCGACCGCAGCGATCCCGCCTTCGCTTTGTGGATCGATCGTCAGGTCGCGATGCACAAGGCGCCCGGCTATGCGATCGTCAATATCAGCCTGAAGCCGCTGACCGGCATTCCCGGCGATGCGTCGGCCGAGCAGATCGAACTGGTCGCCAGCCTTGCCGAGCAATATTCACTCGACGAACTGCGCGTCACCCATGCGCAGAACCTGGTCCTGCCGCATGTGAAGAAGGCGGACCTCTACGCCATCTGGCAGAAGCTGGAGGAAGCCGGGCTGGCCGAAGCGAATCTCGATCTCATCACCGACATCATCGCCTGCCCTGGCCTGGACTATTGCGCACTCGCCAATGCCCGGTCGATTCCGCTGGCGCAGAAGATCGCGCAGCGTTTTGCCGCGGCGGAGCGTCAGGCCGAACTGGGTGAATTGAAGCTCAAGATTTCGGGCTGCATCAATGCCTGCGGCCACCATCATGCCGGGCATATCGGCATCTTGGGCGTCGATCGCCGCGGCGTTGAGAATTTCCAATTGTCGCTGGGCGGCTCGGGCGCGGAGGACGCCTCGCTGGGCCAGATCACCGGGCCGGGCTTTTCGGAGGATGGCGTGGTCGATGCGATCGAGAAGGTCACCGACCTCTATCTAGCGCAGCGTGAAAGCGGCGAACGCTTCCTCGACACCTATCGCCGCCTTGGCATGAAGCC is a window encoding:
- the astD gene encoding succinylglutamate-semialdehyde dehydrogenase — its product is MLQSFDPASRELVWEGPVASADDCHRAIATARAALPAWRALRQDDRIAIARRYAQVLGERRAALAELISRETGKLLWESDAEIGSMIAKVDVSIKAHAERTGERAADTPFGRAVLRHRGHGVMAVLGPYNFPGHLPNGHIVPALIAGNAVVFKPSEIAPATGAAMADAWAAAGLPDGLLTVVQGGRATGEALVTGDIDGLLFTGSAGAGAALRRALVDRPHVIMALELGGNNPLIAWDSPDAAASIIVNSAFITTGQRCSCARRLIVPEGGVGDAIVEATATLAAQLPIAAWNEPGDAFMGPLVSDQAAAASHRAVSDLIARGGRIIRAFEGVQGRSAAFVTPALLDLTGVDAPDAEIFAPVLTVIRVPDFDAAIAAANATSFGLSAGLISQDEALWQRVVEESRAGVVNRNRPTTGAAGNMPFGGLGASGNHRPSAYYAADYCAYPIASFEAGGVTAVPVNGLTV
- a CDS encoding VOC family protein; amino-acid sequence: MFSHIMVGANDTAASKTFYDATFRAIGAKPGFYDDMGRVIYMHDNALFLLTKPIDGASACHANGDTIGFAMASPEQADAWHAAGMAAGGIACEDPPGVREGGFGKLYLAYLRDPAGNKLCGLHRIG
- a CDS encoding DUF2093 domain-containing protein codes for the protein MIGDMQGLAVLRYDTPHFDIVQPGQFVLCAVSGARIDLEDLKYWSAEFQEAYRGPAEATRSFLQHRGPDFR
- a CDS encoding nitronate monooxygenase family protein, producing MFKGLKPIVYGGREVWPIVEGGKGVAVSNHASSGAWAAAGGIGTVSAVNADSYDSFGNVIPQIYHGRTRRDRHEELVAYAIDGAVEQVKRAYEIAGGKGAININVLWEMGGAQRILHGVLEKTRGMVAGVTCGAGMPYKLSEIAASYNVSYLPIVSSGRAFRALWKRAYSKASEWLAAVVYEDPWLAGGHNGLSNAEDPKVPQDPYPRVKALRDTMREGGISDDVPIVMAGGVWALKDWNDWIDNPELGAIMFQFGTRPLLTQESPIPQEWKDRLTQLNPGDILLHKFSPTGFYSSAVRNPFLRQLEARSERQIPFSTEQAGDHTHQLDVGVKGKNFWVTLGDLNRAREWVGQGFAAALKTPDNTLVFVGEEEKNVIRKDQTDCMGCLSQCSFSSWMDSETNSTGRLADPRSFCIQKALQEAVHGGDLDQNLIFAGHGAYKFKQDPFYSNGFVPTVKQLVDRILTGD
- a CDS encoding glycosyltransferase, producing MVERPHILHVHGSFTLGGKEARAVRLMNIWGDKARHSIVSADPAAMGARDAIEPGIDVDFPDGPSFAGKPGLARYRGITAFLKRFDLVLTYNWGSMDAVMAHRLAGASAGLPPLIHHEDGFNADETVRLKTKRNLFRRVALQRAHGMVVPSVRLEGIARSVWKQSSGKVHLIRNGIDVARYAAPPAADAIPGLVRTPGKLLVGTLAGLRPVKNIPRLVRAVAAHKDRLQLVVVGEGPERDAILAQAAALGLDDIHMAGFMDRPWRFIGLFDIFALSSDSEQFPISLVEAMAAGVPAASMDVGDVANMVAPANRPFVVPDEQGLAHALGTLAGDADLRARLGAANRVRATRDYAEADMVNAYARLYGEALASPTILR
- a CDS encoding alpha/beta fold hydrolase, which encodes MSGYSDGYWWSPDGLRLHYRDYPANRAGADDGRPPLLCLPGLTRNARDFEPLARRLAGEWRLICPDMRGRAESAYAKDAMTYVPLTYLQDISRLLADLAITRFVAVGTSLGGVITMLIAATHKEWLAGALLNDVGPVLDEGGLARIRSYVGVNQSHPTWVHAARALAEANADVFPNYDLEQWLAMTKRLYRLNSGGRVVLDYDMKIAEPIRAMGSEAGVDMWPVMQAFRGIPTLLLRGERSDLLSEATAQRMADGIGDSVELTTVPDVGHAPALDEPESIAAIDRLLARVLHG
- a CDS encoding protein adenylyltransferase SelO family protein, encoding MNHTSQAAKYRPATEIDTLMPDIGDPVAAANFPQTILRYRNDRAAASVGLDGLSDAEWIAHFGRFVPLEGSLPRPLALRYHGHQFRHYNPDIGDGRGFLFAQLRDGAGRLLDLGTKGSGQTPYSRFGDGRLTLKGGVREILATEMLEALGVNTSKTFSIIETGEALERNDEPSPTRGAAMIRLSHSHIRIGSFQRAAFHDDKALLEKLTNYALTRLYGETPGDNPPAQLLGRVVERTADLAASYMVAGFVHGVLNSDNINVTGESFDYGPWRFTPLWDASFTAAYFDHQGLYAFGRQAEAIHWDVAQLAVSLRPLVEAPALIEQLERFPAVYGDAMQRRFCWRLGVEGAEPGAMIEAAVRGMITTGTPIDRFFHDWRGGIARDGANYGDAAWAPFCEAITAFTAVPGAKAHPYWSDEAPCSMPIEEVEAIWSAIDKDDDWTPLHAKVAAIRRMGEALGDAPSPPA
- the astD gene encoding succinylglutamate-semialdehyde dehydrogenase, which translates into the protein MVAPLTSHEPATGALLWQGETGDVDAEVSRARAAWPKWAAQPIAYRIETLRRFVNVVRRQEDALADLIARETGKPLWDARNEVQAVMGKVDVSVAAYSERTGQRRLEAALGARQSVRHKPHGVMAVLGPYNFPAHLPNGHIIPALLAGNAVVFKPSEKTPAVGEMLVKLYHEAGVPVDAIRLLLGGPDVGKALGAHPDVGGILFTGSAQTGIAINRQYAAQPSKILALEMGGNNPIIVWDTPEINAAATLVVQSAFISSGQRCTAASRLIVRDSIADRLIAEVKKLADRLIVDHPHADPTPYMGPVIDNPTADGLTESFLYLMSNGGRPIKHMVRPHKGLPFLSPAIIDVTAMKERPDVELFGPLLQVIRVADFGDAIAEANNTRYGLSASLIGGSPEQYNQFWANVRAGVVNWNRPTNGASSSAPFGGTGISGNHRPSAYYAADYCAYPVVSAEIETPRASIGVGLKDIDVSAMGD
- the cobA gene encoding uroporphyrinogen-III C-methyltransferase, which encodes MADTASSTVYLVGAGPGDPDLLTIKAARLIAQADVIVHDGLVSDAILALASPDAELISVAKQRSRHSMPQEAINALLVDLACEGRSVVRLKGGDPFIFGRGGEEVDACRAAGVPVAVVPGISAAIGSAATAQLPLTHRDASSAVTFVAGQCKGLTDQDWSGLAGKGRTLVIYMGVATATAIADKLMADGVSPAIPVAVLENGTRADMRTLRTLLADLGDMVAREQVKSPALIVVGDVAAHALAHDVLADWTAKGESISEMRS
- a CDS encoding DUF2849 domain-containing protein; the protein is MKILTGNDLVSGDVIWWAGDGWSRQVGDSADVGERGDDLARTEEAALRVVGAYVIDATVSDDGVRPAHIKDRIRALGPTVRPDLMLKPNDADAGNWVI
- a CDS encoding nitrite/sulfite reductase; translation: MYRYDSYDQSIVDARVEEFRDQVQRRLTGALTEDQFKPLRLMNGLYLQLHAYMLRVAIPYGTLSGRQMRKLGEIAAKYDKGYGHFTTRQNLQYNWIKLADAPDILAELATVEMHAIQTSGNCIRNISSDQYAGVSADEVADPRPWAELLRQWSSFHPEFTYLPRKFKICVIASDDDRAAMRLHDIGLKLVERNGAIGAEVYAGGGMGRTPMVAPLINAFVPEDEIISYLEACLRVYNRYGRRDNKYKARIKILVHEIGVEEYKRQVEEEFAHMRTLGLNPPVEELDRIRAFFAPPTYEAGLSEAIDRSDPAFALWIDRQVAMHKAPGYAIVNISLKPLTGIPGDASAEQIELVASLAEQYSLDELRVTHAQNLVLPHVKKADLYAIWQKLEEAGLAEANLDLITDIIACPGLDYCALANARSIPLAQKIAQRFAAAERQAELGELKLKISGCINACGHHHAGHIGILGVDRRGVENFQLSLGGSGAEDASLGQITGPGFSEDGVVDAIEKVTDLYLAQRESGERFLDTYRRLGMKPFKEAIYG